Genomic DNA from Gilliamella sp. ESL0441:
TGATAAATGTCAGGTAGTTAAACGTATTTCAACTGTTTATTCTGTGCAAAAAAAAATCACAGTTTTTTGCTGTGATTTTTTATTCTTAATTGAACGAAACTTATTCAATTAAAATTAACTTTTTTCAACTTGACTAAAATCAAGCTCAACAGGTGTTGAACGTCCAAAGATTGAAACTGAAACTTTCAGGCGACTTTTTTCATAATCAACTTCTTCAACTACACCATTAAAGTCTGCAAATGGACCATCATTAACGCGTACCAATTCGCCTGGCTCAAACAACGTTTTAGGACGAGGTTTATCGCCAACTTGTTGTAAACGATTCATGATAGCATCAACTTCACGTTGGCTTATTGGCGCAGGTCTGTCAGACGTACCGCCAATAAATCCCATGGTTCTTGGTACGCTTTTAACTAAGTGCCAAGTTGCATCATTCATCAACATCTCAACTAAAACATAACCGGGAAAGAATTTACGTTCACTTTTACGTCGTTGACCACTTTTCATTTCAACAACTTCTTCGGTAGGCACAAGCACTTCACCAAAAGAATCGTCCATATTATGTAATTTGATGTATTCACGTAATGATTGTGCAACACGTGCTTCATAGCCAGAATAGGCTTGAATAACATACCAGCGTTTTTGTTGTACTTCACTCATATTAACGACCTATTGATGTTAAAATTAAGACAACCCAACGGAATAAATTATCCATTCCCCAAAGGGCTAAACCAACGACTACTGTAACAGCTACAACGAGCAAAGTTGTCTGTGTAGCATCTTTACGAGAAGGCCATACCACTTTTCTTAACTCTTTTCTTGATTCTTGCAAAAATACAAGGAATGACTTACCCTTGTTAGTTGTAACTGCAATAAATAAAGTCAACAGTGAAATCACACTAACCGCAATAATACGGACAATCGTATTAGGTTGATATATATCATTAGGTCTAGCAAAATAAAAATTTCCCCAGACAATAAACGCAAGCAATACTAGAATTAAAATCCACTTGAATTTATCTAGATTCCTGTTTTTATCTTGACTCTCGTTACTTACCAGCATATAAAACCTATTAGTATGTTATTTATAATAATATCTATTTTCCAAAATGTTCTTTTTGGTAAAAACATTTTGCTAAACAGACCAGACAAGAAAGGGCATCACATGATACCCTTTCAAAAGTTATTAAATATAAATTATTTAATAACCTTAGCAACAACACCCGCACCAACAGTACGACCACCTTCACGAATCGCAAAACGTAAACCTTCTGCCATCGCGATTGGGTGAATTAATGATACTGACATTTTGATGTTATCGCCTGGCATTACCATTTCTACGCCTTCCGGTAATTCGATTGTACCAGTCACGTCTGTTGTACGGAAGTAGAACTGTGGACGGTAACCTTTGAAGAATGGAGTATGACGACCACCTTCATCTTTACTTAAGATATACACTTCTGATTCGAAATCTGTATGTGGGGTGATTGAACCTGGTTTTGCTAATACTTGACCACGTTCGATTTCTTCACGTTTAGTACCACGAAGTAATATACCAACGTTTTCCCCAGCACGACCTTCGTCTAATAATCTACGGAACATTTCAACACCAGTACAAGTTGTTTTTGCTGTTGGTTTGATACCAACGATTTCAACATCTTCACCAACTTTGATAATACCGCTTTCTACACGACCTGTTACCACTGTACCACGACCTGAAATTGAGAACACGTCTTCAATTGGTAATAGGAATGGTTTGTCGATATCACGTTGTGGCTCTGGGATATAAGTGTCTAACGCTTCCGCTAATTCAACAATTTTATCTTCCCATGCTGCATCGCCTTCTAACGCTTTTAATGCTGAACCACGAATAACTGGTGTATCATCACCCGGGAAGTCGTATTGAGATAGAAGTTCACGTACTTCCATTTCAACTAATTCTAATAACTCTTCATCATCAACCATATCACATTTGTTTAAGAATACGATGATGTAAGGAACACCTACTTGACGACCTAAAAGGATGTGCTCACGAGTTTGTGGCATAGGACCATCAGTTGCTGCTACTACTAAAATAGCACCGTCCATTTGCGCCGCACCAGTGATCATGTTTTTAACATAGTCAGCATGGCCTGGGCAGTCTACGTGTGCGTAGTGACGATTTGGTGTGTCGTATTCAACGTGTGAAGTATTGATGGTAATACCACGTGCTTTTTCTTCTGGTGCGTTATCGATTTGATCGAATGCACGAGCTTGTCCGCCGTATTTTTTAGCAAGAACAGAAGTAATTGCAGCAGTTAAAGTTGTTTTACCATGGTCAACGTGGCCGATTGTACCAACGTTAACGTGGGGTTTTGTACGTTCAAATTTTTCTTTAGACATTTATTGTCCCTCAAATGTAATACAAATCGGTGGTGAATCACCACATTAACCAAGTATTATATTTTA
This window encodes:
- the nusG gene encoding transcription termination/antitermination protein NusG is translated as MSEVQQKRWYVIQAYSGYEARVAQSLREYIKLHNMDDSFGEVLVPTEEVVEMKSGQRRKSERKFFPGYVLVEMLMNDATWHLVKSVPRTMGFIGGTSDRPAPISQREVDAIMNRLQQVGDKPRPKTLFEPGELVRVNDGPFADFNGVVEEVDYEKSRLKVSVSIFGRSTPVELDFSQVEKS
- the tuf gene encoding elongation factor Tu, with the translated sequence MSKEKFERTKPHVNVGTIGHVDHGKTTLTAAITSVLAKKYGGQARAFDQIDNAPEEKARGITINTSHVEYDTPNRHYAHVDCPGHADYVKNMITGAAQMDGAILVVAATDGPMPQTREHILLGRQVGVPYIIVFLNKCDMVDDEELLELVEMEVRELLSQYDFPGDDTPVIRGSALKALEGDAAWEDKIVELAEALDTYIPEPQRDIDKPFLLPIEDVFSISGRGTVVTGRVESGIIKVGEDVEIVGIKPTAKTTCTGVEMFRRLLDEGRAGENVGILLRGTKREEIERGQVLAKPGSITPHTDFESEVYILSKDEGGRHTPFFKGYRPQFYFRTTDVTGTIELPEGVEMVMPGDNIKMSVSLIHPIAMAEGLRFAIREGGRTVGAGVVAKVIK
- the secE gene encoding preprotein translocase subunit SecE: MLVSNESQDKNRNLDKFKWILILVLLAFIVWGNFYFARPNDIYQPNTIVRIIAVSVISLLTLFIAVTTNKGKSFLVFLQESRKELRKVVWPSRKDATQTTLLVVAVTVVVGLALWGMDNLFRWVVLILTSIGR